One segment of bacterium DNA contains the following:
- a CDS encoding polysaccharide export protein, with protein sequence MKAVFAAVAFAAIAAAASIALAAGYAIGPGDVLDIKVYGEEDLSKKYEVASDGTLRMPWIGAVPVSGLTPRNVEARLEELFGERHLVDPQISVVVEQYRSKKFYVLGHVKTPGAYPLRGETRVLDALSIAGGISPDGDKSFALIRGGNELDTEQVRSLLNEAGHEKDFEDFTRKTGKAIDVVRIDGYRLLDQGDLSLNLTLEHGDILSVPKARYVYFDGEVKKPGPVPYEEGLTLLRGISLAGGVTTSAGNKVIVTRDDDGKNLTISLNLKKLSRNTKADFTLLPDDIVKVKRSLF encoded by the coding sequence TTGAAAGCCGTCTTCGCCGCCGTCGCCTTCGCCGCGATCGCCGCGGCCGCGTCGATAGCCCTCGCGGCCGGCTATGCGATCGGCCCGGGCGACGTGCTGGACATCAAGGTCTATGGCGAGGAGGACCTCAGCAAAAAATACGAAGTCGCCTCCGACGGCACCCTGCGTATGCCCTGGATCGGCGCCGTGCCGGTTTCCGGGCTGACGCCGCGCAACGTCGAGGCGCGCCTCGAGGAACTTTTCGGCGAGCGGCACCTCGTCGATCCGCAGATTTCGGTTGTCGTCGAACAATACCGATCCAAGAAATTCTACGTGCTGGGCCACGTCAAGACGCCGGGCGCCTATCCGCTCCGCGGCGAGACGCGTGTGCTCGACGCGCTTTCGATCGCCGGCGGCATTTCGCCCGACGGCGACAAGTCTTTCGCGTTGATCCGCGGCGGTAACGAGCTCGATACCGAGCAGGTCCGTTCCCTTCTGAACGAGGCCGGACACGAAAAGGACTTCGAGGATTTCACGCGCAAGACCGGAAAGGCGATCGATGTCGTGCGGATCGACGGCTATCGCCTGCTTGACCAGGGCGACCTGTCGCTGAATCTCACGCTCGAGCACGGTGACATCCTCTCCGTGCCGAAGGCGCGCTACGTCTATTTCGACGGCGAGGTCAAAAAGCCCGGGCCGGTTCCCTACGAGGAAGGCCTCACGCTGTTGCGGGGGATTTCGCTGGCCGGCGGCGTCACGACCTCCGCCGGAAACAAGGTCATCGTCACGCGCGATGACGACGGGAAAAATCTGACGATCAGCCTCAATCTGAAAAAATTGTCCAGGAACACGAAGGCCGACTTCACGTTGCTGCCCGACGACATTGTGAAGGTCAAGCGCAGCCTGTTTTAA